One Artemia franciscana chromosome 15, ASM3288406v1, whole genome shotgun sequence genomic window carries:
- the LOC136036400 gene encoding interferon-induced very large GTPase 1-like: MSDLSSFRREATALLQESPINRSSVADFLNRFSGNVDLLSDSRITAQDVLSNIPEVEIRWMLEEGITVDRGDMKSLVPVWSFLGTKFKNQAELIKNAWMGLSKDMKFKDIQDLRSYYYNIDGELARKNMLQLADLRIQQKRKCSAEDNAVQEAQETEEENEMESLTPVISVKTDLTKQPKLNLPNRENVSSPTEQKFREESLVSAFTIDCPRDLTNISYRMLHRLELNYCNSPVEGSNNFSQSEEDFWTEIEQIKREQKFDVSNLLSMYSVTDKVNILRLLLESRFAIPICSKDTIELLRITQRLEEDIFLGEDLKLPRIAIISQVSFDSSAGKIMEDLFNLKTSLKTDETSSMEVGQGLVCFEKGDKKSCIVIHISGDFKPYWKFLTEFTDYLIVEDEFISKSNKVSHFMGVYSPEKILPQFITIWIPSIQSARSNHRPFYLIEGSFDYFSGIQRNQQLEVVFRKVGLHASSLYSVFPAIPCSLSHDINNLRQMYMDVSNMDGLEGYRSNVLILQNSFAREGELREKLNEFELVNDTGSRLAIQEKISDEEKFRFSNSKKNDPLLNIFLKGLQKNDIDHILLYLRVIDDAISLNIKESKLVRQLEEAVNQKLMDFLESLQLSGGGPEYQNQKESYRKDFLAAKEKRNYALLSLRHLWREVSLFYSSGKCADLEYLPHLAASCLIAGETLELYDGDANMLNVDWIGAIFKNLSSLLPNKRIFVLSVLGEQSSGKSTLLNTMFGICLAASIGQCTRGLTMTLVKTVNRKEYDYVVILDTEGVRSPEHKGIHGCAKRDNKIATLSILPSDAVILVIKGENDNALKEILPIVALAYKGSKLAEERGGLLSCKIFAAYNQVKCHQENRSKLLNIFTQLSTTLVESFTKANSLKDLDMHTSISFPKMFSNEQDIRVFGCNTKGDPPNDIPNEEFSLQIIDFREYIHEQVVSQAGWSARKIESLDNYLFLVWECLNNSNFDLSLETVIERHVYSEIERIYQTLRKLYILKYEEQYDLLKDIYKKEIPSETEELTTLRKIDKAVEDLDVKMKPHAEKFEEEVNRIFEQKENQKWKTEYTRKVEDIISRQTGHWRDKLAVFLKNQLLFDVKVGQYEKEMRDKIIEEFKMQSLKHKSKQELITMFDTNFNNILQKAKKENPPMDVRNAVLKAYMINHTIKALGVDLLLHEETNIMQNKPLWKRLWEVVITKPIENICDDIVKFVTQSKSNEERIEKDVTHKIVSIITGKKYYSDASVHEVISEVEKYLSRLNKKIDKDKKKKIHRFAYEILVGFLLKIQGKWEEENSVYMRSLSMKEVMRSFCLDVASGLDEVDLMASRLEDYFSRHAFEAFNKELQESVIGNLRKKCWPQHAKNIQGHMDLFLIEEVEPKGIAEVLRKIENPSLLKRLTTCRLISFEIEALSENLNLAKFQDQLERCLRSMYQAAPKDEKTGLKSFQFHQLLKSQKELFKSTYIADELTKEMNTFGWTELDKLSVNFDQRHIDAMINKISQSYRTLDKNHIIDNVLIQLQDNIHFEAAFCTPCQEPCPLCESPCFLEVSHNGPHDTFHQPKGLVGMRYVEGKKLSADACNTTPLDHHFRLHDGDGSWKYADFSKKFTNWMQPDRTKPVSDYREYLIRSYNKQIAAYYSVNPSDTSVNAESLEVVIDKIKRKVDFRKDFPGKP, from the coding sequence ATGAGTGACTTGAGCAGTTTTCGAAGAGAAGCTACTGCTCTTCTTCAGGAATCCCCAATCAACCGTTCGTCTGTAGCAGATTTTCTGAATCgtttttcagggaatgttgatcTCTTATCCGATTCAAGAATTACAGCGCAAGATGTTCTGTCAAATATACCAGAAGTAGAGATAAGATGGATGCTGGAAGAAGGGATTACCGTAGATAGGGGAGATATGAAAAGTCTTGTTCCAGTTTGGAGTTTTCTCGGTACTAAGTTCAAAAATCAAGCTGAACTGATCAAAAATGCCTGGATGGGTTTAAGCAAAGATATGAAATTTAAAGACATACAAGATCTTCGTTCCTATTACTATAATATTGATGGAGAACTGGCAAGGAAAAATATGCTGCAACTCGCAGATTTGCGAATACAACAAAAGAGGAAGTGTTCGGCTGAAGACAATGCTGTCCAAGAAGCACAAGAGACTGAAGAGGAAAATGAAATGGAGTCTTTAACTCCTGTTATTAGTGTTAAAACCGACTTAACAAAGCAACCTAAATTGAATTTACCAAACAGAGAAAATGTATCCAGCCCAACAGAACAAAAATTTCGAGAGGAAAGTTTAGTTAGTGCATTCACTATTGATTGTCCTCGTGACTTAACCAATATTTCTTATAGAATGCTTCACCGTCTGGAATTAAATTATTGTAATTCACCTGTTGAaggatcaaataatttttcacagTCTGAGGAAGATTTCTGGACCGAAattgaacaaataaaaagagaacaaaaatttgatgtttccAACCTTCTCAGCATGTATTCAGTCACAGATAAAGTAAACATTTTGCGACTTCTTCTGGAATCAAGATTTGCTATTCCTATATGTTCCAAAGACACTATAGAATTACTTAGGATCACGCAAAGGTTAGAAGAAGACATATTCCTTGGGGAAGACCTAAAGCTGCCACGAATCGCTATAATTAGTCAGGTATCCTTTGATAGTTCTGCTGGAAAAATTATGGAAgatcttttcaatttaaaaacttcTCTAAAAACTGATGAGACATCAAGCATGGAGGTTGGACAGGGCTTAGTCTGCTTCGAAAAAGGAGATAAGAAATCTTGCATCGTCATACATATTAGTGGGGATTTTAAACCTTATTGGAAATTCCTAACAGAATTCACTGACTACTTAATAGTTGAAGACGAATTTATATCTAAATCAAATAAAGTTTCTCACTTTATGGGCGTATATTCTCCTGAAAAAATATTGCCACAATTCATTACCATATGGATCCCTAGCATTCAAAGTGCTCGATCAAATCACCGTCCCTTTTATCTTATCGAAGGTTCATTTGATTATTTCAGTGGTATCCAAAGAAACCAACAATTAGAAGTAGTGTTTCGTAAAGTTGGACTTCACGCCAGCTCATTGTATTCAGTATTCCCTGCTATTCCCTGTTCTTTAAGTCATGATATCAATAATCTACGACAAATGTATATGGATGTTTCTAATATGGATGGCTTAGAAGGTTATAGATCAAACGTACTGATATTGCAAAATAGTTTTGCAAGAGAAGgggaattgagagaaaaattgAACGAATTTGAACTTGTCAATGACACAGGCAGTCGTTTAGCGATACAGGAGAAAATATCCGACGAAGAAAAGTTCCGTTTcagtaacagtaaaaaaaacgacCCACTTCTCAACATTTTCTTGAAAGGACTCCAAAAGAATGATATCGACCATATTTTGCTTTATCTTCGCGTTATTGATGATGCTATTTCACTGAATATCAAAGAATCCAAGCTTGTACGTCAACTAGAAGAAGCAGTGAATCAGAAACTAATGGACTTCTTGGAAAGTTTGCAACTATCAGGCGGAGGTCCTGAATATCAAAATCAGAAAGAATCTTATAGGAAAGATTTTTTGGCTGCAAAAGAAAAGCGTAACTATGCTCTTCTTTCACTTCGTCACCTATGGAGGGAAGTTTCGTTATTTTATTCATCAGGAAAATGTGCAGATTTGGAATATTTACCACACTTAGCTGCGTCTTGTTTGATAGCAGGAGAAACTTTAGAGCTCTACGATGGGGATGCGAATATGCTAAATGTCGATTGGATTGgtgcaatatttaaaaatttgagctCATTGCTTccaaacaaaagaatttttgtattatCTGTGCTGGGAGAGCAAAGCAGTGGAAAGTCAACATTGTTGAATACGATGTTTGGTATTTGTCTTGCAGCAAGTATAGGTCAGTGTACTAGAGGCCTTACCATGACCCTAGTAAAGACAGTAAACCGAAAAGAGTATGACTACGTGGTTATCTTGGACACAGAAGGTGTTCGTTCACCAGAACATAAGGGTATACATGGCTGTGCGAAGCGTGATAATAAAATTGCGACCCTATCTATCTTGCCATCAGATGCTGTCATTTTGGTTATTAAAGGTGAAAATGACAATGCTTTAAAAGAAATACTGCCTATTGTTGCACTTGCATATAAAGGCTCTAAATTGGCAGAAGAACGAGGAGGCCTGCTTAGTTGTAAAATTTTTGCAGCTTATAATCAGGTCAAGTGTCATCAAGAAAACAGAAGCAAACTTCTGAATATTTTCACACAGCTATCAACTACACTTGTTGAATCTTTTACAAAAGCAAATTCACTAAAAGATTTGGATATGCATACATCCATCAGCTTCCCAAAGATGTTCAGCAATGAACAAGATATACGTGTATTTGGATGTAATACAAAAGGAGATCCACCAAATGACATCCCAAATGAAGAATTTAGCCTGCAAATTATTGATTTTCGAGAGTATATCCATGAACAGGTTGTTAGTCAGGCTGGATGGAGTGCTCGAAAAATTGAAAGTCTggataattatttgtttttagtttgggAGTGCTTGAACAACTCTAATTTTGACCTGTCTCTTGAAACGGTCATAGAAAGACACGTTTACTCTGAAATAGAGCGAATATATCAGACcctaagaaaattatatatccTGAAATATGAAGAACAATACGATTTATTAAAGGACATCTATAAGAAAGAAATACCTTCGGAAACAGAAGAGCTGACGACCTTAAGAAAGATAGATAAAGCAGTTGAAGATCTTGATGTAAAGATGAAGCCTCatgctgaaaaatttgaagaagaggtaaacagaatttttgaacaaaaagagAACCAAAAGTGGAAAACTGAATACACTAGAAAGGTGGAAGACATTATCTCCCGTCAAACTGGTCATTGGCGGGATAAACTAGCAGTATTCTTGAAAAATCAGCTTTTGTTTGACGTAAAAGTTGGTcaatatgaaaaagaaatgagaGACAAAATAATAGAAGAATTTAAAATGCAGAGTCTGAAACACAAATCAAAGCAAGAATTGATAACAATGTTTGacacaaattttaataatattctacAAAAAGCAAAGAAAGAAAACCCTCCAATGGATGTCAGAAATGCTGTCCTAAAGGCTTATATGATTAATCACACGATTAAGGCATTAGGTGTTGACCTCTTATTGCACGAGGAAACTAACATTATGCAAAATAAACCGCTCTGGAAGAGATTATGGGAAGTTGTAATCACGAAACCTATTGAAAATATATGCGATGACATTGTTAAATTCGTGACTCAGAGTAAAAGCAATGaagagagaattgaaaaagacgttactcataaaatagtcagtATCATAACCGGGAAGAAATATTATTCTGATGCAAGTGTGCATGAAGTCATTAGTGAggttgaaaaatatctttcaaggttgaacaaaaaaattgacaaagacaaaaagaaaaaaattcatagatTTGCTTACGAAATATTAGtaggttttcttttaaaaattcaaggaaagtgGGAAGAGGAGAATTCGGTTTACATGCGCTCTCTTTCAATGAAAGAGGTCATGCGAAGTTTTTGTCTTGACGTCGCAAGTGGTTTGGATGAAGTGGACTTAATGGCATCAAGACTTGAGGACTATTTTTCAAGACACGCTTTTGAAGCTTTTAATAAGGAACTTCAAGAAAGCGTGATTGgtaacttacgaaagaaatGCTGGCCTCAACATGCAAAAAATATTCAAGGTCACatggatttatttttaatcgAGGAAGTTGAGCCAAAAGGTATTGCTGAAGTCTTGCGTAAAATTGAAAATCCTAGTCTTTTGAAAAGGCTTACGACTTGTAGACTGATTAGCTTTGAAATTGAAGCACTCTCTGAAAACCTAAACTTGGCTAAGTTCCAAGATCAACTTGAAAGATGCTTAAGAAGCATGTATCAAGCGGCtccaaaagatgaaaaaacggGATTGAAGTCTTTTCAGTTTCATCAGCTTTTGAAATCacaaaaagaattatttaagAGCACATATATTGCCGACGAACTGACAAAAGAAATGAATACTTTCGGCTGGACAGAATTGGACAAATTGTCTGTCAATTTTGATCAGCGACATATTGATGCcatgatcaacaaaatttccCAGTCTTATAGAACCTTGGATAAAAACCATATTATAGACAATGTTTTGATTCAACTTCAGGACAATATTCATTTTGAAGCTGCTTTTTGTACACCATGTCAAGAGCCATGTCCTCTTTGTGAAAGTCCTTGCTTTCTTGAAGTCTCTCACAACGGTCCTCATGACACTTTTCATCAGCCAAAAGGTTTAGTCGGTATGCGTTATGTCGAAGGCAAAAAACTAAGTGCCGACGCTTGTAATACGACTCCTCTTGATCATCATTTCAGGCTACATGATGGAGATGGATCGTGGAAATATGCAGATTTCTCAAAGAAATTTACTAATTGGATGCAGCCTGATAGAACTAAGCCCGTTTCAGATTATAGGGAATACTTAATACGTTCGTATAACAAACAAATTGCAGCTTACTATTCGGTAAATCCATCTGATACATCAGTCAATGCTGAAAGTCTTGAAGTTGTCAtagacaaaattaaaagaaaggttgaCTTCCGTAAAGATTTTCCTGGTAAACCCTGA